A region from the Rhodothermus sp. genome encodes:
- a CDS encoding VCBS repeat-containing protein, translated as MRKTWLLLWLTGLVACRPVEPPLFERMDPDRTGITFVNEVPFDTAFNIINYMYYYDGAGVAAGDFNGDGWPDLYFVANQGANRLYLNRGNWRFEDVTETAGVAGSGNWNTGVAVADVDGNGWLDLYVVTFSNYLDRTGRNQLFLNQGPDATGIPRFREAAAEYGLDFAAYGTQAVFFDYDRDGDLDLYLVNRALHTDESFGPAEPLRHRFDPNSSDRLLRNDGGRFVDVTATAGIVDGLIGYGLGVVVSDLDQDGWPDLYVANDFHEDDRIYRNNGDGTFTDMLRVATAYTSQASMGVDAGDIDNDGLPDLVVLDMMPFDPAIFKTADGPESFTLFQRKRQFGYYPQYPHNVLLRNLGSWQFVDVAFQAGIAATDWSWAALLADLDNDGYQDLFVTNGIYHRPNDLDYIRYVSQPEIQAALARGITPELLEDLLHRMPQVPQPNFAFHNNGDGTFTNRAQAWGLGQPGFSTGAVYVDLDRDGDLDLVTSEINAPAAVYRNHTRERTGAHYLRVVLEGEGLNRWGIGARVTVHYGDRLQLREQQPVRGWLSSVEPVLHFGLGPHPRVDSVVVVWPDGRYEVRRHVAANQTLTFRQVEAQAWYRPPAAPLPLFREVPEALPYRHQENAFVDFTREPLQPHRLSREGPALAVGDVNGDGLDDVFLGGAKWQPAQLLVQQRDGTFQPTNEALWESERRYEDVDAAFFDADGDGDLDLYVVSAGNEWWGAAEALRDRLYRNDGSGQFVRDEQALPDLFANGCCVRAADYDGDGDLDLFVGGRVEARRYGVAPRSYLLENQGDGTFVDVTERRAPALVRAGMITDAAWGDFNGDGRMDLLVVGEWMPLTVFFQQPDGRLTPTHLQDTEGWWFRVQAADLDGDGDLDFVAGNLGLNATLQATPERPVQLYLHDFDRDGQTDPVLVAYWGEKAYPVATIDLLARRFPELGRRFESYHAWGAQTLTALFGQEAIRQATVLVARTFASIWAENDGQGQFTWHPLPEAAQWFPVRALYVGDITGDGRPDVIAAGNFDEANPALGHYGHGPGVVLVQTAAGTFTPLRPGTSGLRLRGQVRHLAWLQRPDGQRWLLAARNDTSITTLVLQRRGR; from the coding sequence ATGCGAAAGACCTGGTTGTTACTCTGGCTTACGGGGCTGGTCGCCTGCCGGCCCGTCGAACCACCGCTGTTCGAGCGCATGGATCCCGATCGGACGGGCATCACTTTCGTTAACGAGGTGCCTTTCGATACGGCTTTCAATATCATTAACTATATGTATTACTACGACGGAGCAGGGGTGGCGGCCGGCGATTTCAACGGAGACGGCTGGCCAGACCTGTACTTTGTCGCTAACCAGGGGGCCAATCGCCTGTACTTGAATCGCGGCAACTGGCGCTTCGAGGACGTCACCGAAACGGCTGGCGTAGCGGGATCAGGCAACTGGAACACAGGCGTCGCTGTGGCCGACGTGGACGGCAACGGCTGGCTCGACCTCTACGTGGTTACCTTCAGTAACTACCTGGACCGTACCGGGCGCAATCAACTTTTTCTGAATCAGGGACCCGATGCCACGGGTATTCCACGTTTCCGTGAAGCTGCAGCTGAATACGGGCTGGACTTTGCTGCCTACGGTACGCAGGCTGTCTTCTTTGACTATGACCGGGATGGCGATCTGGACCTGTACCTGGTGAATCGAGCGCTGCACACCGACGAAAGCTTTGGGCCGGCTGAGCCCCTCCGCCATCGGTTTGATCCTAACAGCAGCGACCGATTGCTCCGCAACGATGGCGGACGCTTTGTGGACGTAACAGCTACGGCCGGTATCGTAGACGGGTTGATTGGCTACGGACTGGGGGTCGTGGTAAGCGATCTGGACCAGGACGGCTGGCCCGATCTGTACGTGGCCAACGATTTCCACGAAGACGACCGGATCTATCGCAACAATGGCGACGGCACGTTCACCGATATGCTCCGCGTAGCCACAGCCTACACCTCGCAGGCTTCGATGGGGGTAGATGCAGGGGATATTGACAACGACGGGCTGCCGGATCTGGTGGTGCTCGATATGATGCCTTTTGACCCTGCGATTTTCAAAACAGCCGATGGACCGGAGTCTTTTACACTATTTCAGCGCAAACGGCAATTCGGGTATTACCCACAGTATCCCCATAATGTGTTGCTGCGCAACCTGGGCTCCTGGCAGTTTGTGGACGTGGCCTTCCAGGCTGGCATAGCTGCCACTGACTGGAGCTGGGCAGCCCTGCTGGCCGACCTGGACAATGATGGCTATCAGGACCTGTTCGTGACCAATGGTATCTATCATCGACCTAATGATCTGGACTATATTCGCTATGTCAGTCAACCCGAAATTCAGGCAGCACTGGCCCGGGGCATTACGCCGGAGCTTTTAGAAGACCTGCTGCATCGCATGCCGCAGGTACCGCAACCCAATTTCGCTTTTCATAACAACGGAGATGGCACCTTTACGAACCGGGCCCAGGCATGGGGACTGGGGCAGCCCGGCTTCTCCACCGGCGCGGTGTACGTGGATCTGGACCGCGATGGTGACCTGGACCTGGTAACCAGTGAAATCAACGCACCGGCGGCTGTGTACCGTAACCACACGCGCGAGCGCACTGGTGCCCACTACCTGCGGGTGGTGCTGGAAGGTGAAGGTCTGAACCGATGGGGTATCGGTGCCCGGGTGACTGTGCACTACGGCGACCGCCTGCAGCTTCGGGAACAGCAGCCGGTACGTGGCTGGCTTTCGTCCGTCGAGCCAGTGCTGCACTTCGGACTGGGGCCGCACCCACGCGTCGATTCGGTGGTGGTTGTCTGGCCCGACGGCCGCTACGAGGTGCGCCGTCATGTGGCAGCCAATCAGACGTTGACCTTTCGCCAGGTTGAAGCACAGGCATGGTATCGCCCGCCGGCAGCCCCTTTGCCCCTTTTTCGAGAAGTGCCCGAGGCGCTGCCGTATCGCCACCAGGAAAATGCGTTTGTGGATTTTACCCGCGAACCCCTCCAACCCCATCGGCTCTCGCGCGAAGGGCCGGCGCTGGCTGTGGGCGACGTAAACGGTGATGGTCTGGACGACGTGTTTCTGGGGGGAGCCAAGTGGCAACCGGCCCAACTGCTTGTGCAGCAACGCGACGGAACCTTTCAGCCCACCAACGAAGCGCTCTGGGAGAGCGAAAGACGTTATGAGGATGTAGATGCCGCTTTTTTTGATGCGGATGGCGATGGCGATCTGGATCTGTACGTGGTCAGTGCGGGCAATGAATGGTGGGGAGCAGCCGAGGCACTACGTGACCGCCTCTACCGCAATGATGGAAGCGGGCAGTTCGTCCGCGACGAACAGGCCTTGCCCGACCTGTTCGCAAACGGCTGTTGCGTACGGGCGGCCGATTACGATGGCGATGGCGATCTGGACCTGTTTGTGGGGGGGCGCGTCGAAGCCCGTCGCTACGGCGTAGCACCGCGTAGCTACCTGTTGGAAAATCAAGGCGATGGCACGTTCGTGGATGTTACCGAACGGCGCGCCCCGGCACTGGTCCGGGCAGGAATGATAACCGACGCAGCCTGGGGCGATTTCAATGGCGACGGACGGATGGATCTGCTGGTGGTGGGCGAGTGGATGCCGCTAACCGTTTTCTTCCAGCAACCAGATGGTCGGCTGACACCTACGCATCTGCAAGACACGGAAGGCTGGTGGTTTCGTGTGCAGGCAGCCGATCTGGATGGGGATGGTGACCTGGACTTCGTGGCCGGTAATCTGGGATTAAATGCGACGTTGCAAGCAACACCCGAACGACCGGTGCAGCTCTATCTGCATGACTTCGATCGGGATGGACAGACCGATCCGGTGTTGGTAGCTTACTGGGGCGAAAAAGCTTATCCAGTGGCAACGATCGATCTGCTGGCCCGGCGTTTTCCAGAGCTGGGACGGCGCTTCGAAAGCTACCATGCCTGGGGAGCGCAAACGCTGACAGCGCTCTTTGGCCAGGAGGCCATACGGCAAGCCACTGTGCTGGTGGCCCGCACCTTTGCGTCGATCTGGGCGGAGAATGACGGGCAGGGACAGTTTACGTGGCATCCGCTCCCCGAAGCAGCTCAGTGGTTTCCGGTACGTGCATTATACGTCGGCGACATTACGGGAGATGGTCGCCCCGACGTGATCGCAGCCGGCAACTTTGACGAGGCCAATCCGGCGCTGGGCCACTACGGCCACGGCCCGGGGGTCGTGCTGGTGCAGACGGCAGCAGGTACATTCACTCCCTTACGGCCGGGCACTTCTGGATTAAGGCTGCGGGGTCAGGTGCGGCATCTTGCCTGGTTACAACGGCCAGATGGTCAACGTTGGTTGCTGGCTGCCCGTAACGACACTTCCATAACAACCCTTGTCCTGCAGCGGCGCGGACGCTAA
- a CDS encoding RagB/SusD family nutrient uptake outer membrane protein, which yields MMRWNHNTRRVAGVALLALLLFGGCTDLSEETFSVITPDKFYRTDKEITAALAPIYAQLRALEWSYWTMSQVTTDETVVPTRGQDWFDDRRWLNLHEHNFQPTQVDFNGAWVDLYTGIARANGLLQTLAEIEAPNEAQLEAEVRLLRALYYYFLLDLFGNVPIVGDDEYVVDPNNPPATEPRSSVFRFVESELLFARDNLPETPPLPGRVTKWVAEALLANLYLNAGVFTKNSTELDPNGYNSCMDVQTSGGQNACQAAIQHADNVINSGYFRLAEGEEWFQNFLPNNENSPEIIFATQHLPEPGLGMNFQMRTLHYFQLEPSPWNGHAILAETYNLFDDDDLRKTIFLEGQQYAEPRGNCIGRQCYSQGEPLTDRAGNPLAYTPEIQNIFNATEYEGVRVLKYGPDPDHVGGDHGNDYAWFRLPEMYLIKAEALNELNGPTQEVVDLINAVRNRVFEPDKPISLADYPTKEAMREAILNERLFEFTWEAKRRQDLIRHGKFTRAYQFKPQSDPKVLLLPIPQQQLDANPNLVQNPGY from the coding sequence ATGATGCGATGGAATCATAACACGCGGCGTGTGGCAGGCGTTGCCTTGCTGGCGCTCCTGTTGTTCGGAGGGTGTACGGATCTGAGTGAGGAGACCTTCTCGGTGATCACTCCGGACAAGTTCTATAGGACCGACAAGGAAATCACCGCCGCGTTAGCGCCTATCTACGCGCAGCTGCGCGCCCTGGAGTGGAGCTACTGGACCATGAGTCAGGTAACCACCGACGAGACGGTGGTGCCAACGCGCGGGCAGGACTGGTTTGACGACCGCCGCTGGCTCAACCTCCATGAGCACAACTTCCAGCCCACGCAGGTGGACTTCAACGGTGCCTGGGTGGATCTATACACCGGTATTGCGCGCGCAAATGGGCTGCTCCAGACCCTGGCTGAAATTGAGGCGCCGAATGAAGCGCAGCTGGAAGCCGAGGTACGGCTGTTGCGGGCCCTCTACTACTACTTCCTGTTAGATCTCTTTGGCAATGTCCCGATTGTGGGCGATGATGAATACGTGGTGGATCCCAACAACCCACCCGCGACAGAGCCGCGCAGTAGCGTTTTCCGCTTTGTGGAAAGTGAGCTGCTTTTTGCGCGCGACAACCTGCCAGAAACGCCTCCGTTACCCGGCCGGGTAACCAAATGGGTGGCGGAGGCGCTGCTGGCCAACCTGTATCTCAATGCGGGCGTGTTTACCAAAAACAGCACCGAGCTGGACCCCAATGGCTATAACTCCTGCATGGATGTGCAGACAAGCGGCGGCCAGAACGCCTGCCAGGCTGCTATTCAACACGCCGATAACGTGATCAACTCCGGCTATTTCCGGTTAGCCGAGGGCGAGGAGTGGTTCCAGAATTTCCTCCCCAACAACGAAAACTCGCCGGAAATCATTTTTGCCACGCAGCATCTGCCCGAACCCGGACTGGGCATGAACTTCCAGATGCGAACGCTCCACTATTTCCAGCTGGAGCCTTCGCCCTGGAATGGTCATGCCATCCTGGCGGAGACCTATAACCTGTTCGATGATGACGACCTGCGAAAGACCATCTTCCTCGAAGGGCAGCAGTATGCCGAGCCGCGTGGCAATTGTATTGGCCGCCAGTGCTATTCGCAGGGTGAGCCACTTACTGACCGGGCAGGCAATCCCCTGGCCTATACGCCGGAGATTCAAAACATTTTCAATGCTACCGAATACGAGGGAGTGCGTGTGCTTAAGTATGGGCCAGACCCGGACCACGTAGGTGGGGATCATGGAAACGACTATGCATGGTTCCGACTGCCCGAGATGTACCTGATCAAGGCCGAGGCCCTTAACGAACTAAATGGGCCGACGCAGGAGGTGGTCGACCTGATTAATGCCGTGCGCAATCGGGTCTTTGAGCCGGACAAGCCAATCAGCCTGGCCGATTATCCCACCAAGGAGGCGATGCGGGAGGCCATCCTGAATGAACGGCTTTTCGAATTCACCTGGGAAGCGAAGCGGCGGCAGGACCTGATTCGCCACGGCAAATTCACGCGGGCCTACCAGTTCAAACCGCAGAGCGATCCCAAGGTGCTGCTGCTACCCATTCCGCAGCAACAGCTCGACGCTAACCCGAATCTGGTTCAGAATCCCGGCTACTGA
- a CDS encoding FG-GAP-like repeat-containing protein encodes MQSALGSTVWLRGSIALCLLLGLVGCRNADESADTLFERLSPGQTGLRFENRLRETQEFNVFIYRNFYNGGGVGLGDFNGDGQLDVFLTANQGANQLYLNRGNWRFEDVTEKAGVAGTKPWATGVAVADVDGNGWLDLYVCYAGPFADSLRANELYLNLGPDEAGIPRFREAAAELGLADTGFSVHAVFFDYDRDGDLDVYVLNNSMRPIISLDFRNTRHERNHEGGDRLYRNDGGHFVDVSAEAGIYGPEIAFGLGVTVADLNRDGWPDLYISNDFFERDYLYLNQGDGTFQEVLEDAMAAISLSSMGADAADLDNDGFPELFVTDMLPEDDTRLKTTTTFEGWMLYQTKVENGFYHQFTRNTLQYNNGDGTFSEIGMWAGVAATDWSWAALIFDIDLDGYKDIFVANGIFWDVIDQDYLEYLSAEETMRAVIREEGVDYLTLIRKMPSHPLPNYAFHNNGDRTFTNRAQAWGLGQPGFSSGAAYGDLDGDGDLDLIVNDVNGPVRVYRNQARERLGGHFLQVQLIGIPPNTQGIGAQVTVLVGDQRLYQEQMPNRGFQSSVDPVLTFGVGAHDTVDAVMVGWPDGRYEVRYQVAVNQRLVFRQEEATRGQPELPLLPARATPRFADVTEQVALDYRHQEDAFADFLREGLMPWMRSREGPRVAVGDVNGDGRDDFYIGGAKGYPGALFVQQADGRFVRSNEALFAADALSEDLGAVFFDADGDGDLDLYVVSGGNAYAPRAPALQDRLYLNDGQGRFRKAVDHLPRIRSSGGPVAVADYDGDGDLDLFVGGRVEPWFYGMAPESLLLQNDGQGRFVNVADALAPGLSRIGMVTDAAWTDLDNDGRLDLLVVGEWMPITIFRNTGEGQLKHWQLPDLAATSGIWHRVAVADFDGDGDPDFIATNLGLNTPLQASPASPLRLFVKDFDRNGFADHLLVRPESTATGLRHRPLNLRRELLGQLPFLSARIPSHATYARMMLEDFMQPDELESAVVLEVQELRSLYVENLGNGHFRLHPLPAEAQWAPLYGLLVDDFDGDGHLDVLAGGNFRWAQTSLGLMEAIYGLWLKGDGTGHFTVVLPRDSGFFVRGEVRDIQKLNRPGQHSLILVARNDDTPRFFGVRQ; translated from the coding sequence ATGCAATCAGCATTAGGGAGTACCGTTTGGCTTCGCGGTAGCATAGCCCTGTGCCTGCTGTTGGGACTGGTCGGCTGTCGCAACGCTGATGAATCGGCCGATACGCTGTTCGAAAGGCTGTCGCCCGGACAGACGGGCCTTCGTTTTGAAAATCGCCTGCGGGAGACCCAGGAATTCAACGTCTTCATCTACCGCAATTTCTATAACGGCGGAGGCGTCGGCTTAGGCGACTTTAACGGCGATGGGCAACTCGACGTCTTTCTGACAGCCAACCAGGGCGCGAACCAGCTGTATCTGAACCGGGGCAACTGGCGCTTCGAGGATGTTACCGAAAAGGCAGGGGTGGCCGGCACAAAGCCCTGGGCCACTGGTGTGGCCGTGGCCGATGTAGACGGCAATGGCTGGCTCGATCTGTACGTGTGCTATGCCGGACCCTTTGCCGACAGCCTTCGTGCCAATGAGCTCTACCTGAACCTGGGGCCAGACGAAGCTGGCATCCCACGCTTTCGCGAAGCTGCTGCCGAGCTGGGACTGGCCGATACCGGCTTTTCGGTCCACGCCGTCTTCTTTGACTATGACCGGGATGGCGATCTGGATGTCTACGTGTTGAACAATTCGATGCGGCCGATTATCAGCCTGGATTTCCGTAACACGCGGCACGAGCGCAACCACGAAGGCGGCGATCGCCTGTACCGAAACGACGGGGGGCACTTTGTGGACGTCAGCGCCGAGGCCGGCATCTACGGACCGGAAATCGCCTTTGGGCTTGGCGTGACCGTGGCTGACCTTAACCGCGATGGCTGGCCCGATCTGTACATCTCCAACGATTTCTTCGAGCGCGATTACCTTTACCTGAACCAGGGCGACGGCACCTTCCAGGAAGTGCTGGAGGACGCCATGGCCGCTATCAGCCTGTCCTCCATGGGTGCGGATGCGGCCGACCTGGATAACGACGGCTTTCCAGAGCTTTTTGTAACAGACATGCTGCCCGAAGATGATACCCGGCTGAAAACAACCACTACCTTCGAAGGGTGGATGCTCTACCAGACCAAGGTAGAAAACGGATTTTACCATCAGTTTACCCGGAACACGCTGCAGTACAACAACGGTGACGGTACCTTCAGTGAAATTGGTATGTGGGCCGGGGTGGCTGCGACCGATTGGAGCTGGGCGGCGTTGATCTTTGATATCGATCTGGATGGCTACAAAGACATCTTCGTGGCTAACGGCATCTTCTGGGATGTGATCGATCAGGATTATCTGGAGTACCTTTCCGCCGAAGAAACGATGCGTGCGGTGATCCGCGAGGAAGGCGTTGATTATCTGACGTTGATCCGGAAGATGCCCTCGCATCCGCTCCCGAACTATGCTTTCCACAACAACGGCGACCGGACGTTTACCAACCGGGCCCAGGCCTGGGGGCTTGGACAGCCAGGCTTTTCCAGCGGCGCCGCTTATGGTGATCTGGATGGCGACGGCGATCTGGATCTGATTGTCAACGATGTGAATGGACCGGTCCGCGTCTATCGTAATCAGGCACGTGAACGGCTCGGTGGGCATTTCCTGCAGGTGCAGCTGATCGGTATACCGCCCAATACTCAGGGCATCGGTGCCCAGGTGACCGTGCTGGTCGGGGATCAACGCCTTTACCAGGAGCAGATGCCCAACCGGGGATTCCAGTCGTCGGTCGATCCAGTACTGACCTTTGGAGTGGGGGCCCACGACACGGTCGATGCTGTGATGGTGGGCTGGCCTGATGGACGTTACGAGGTGCGCTATCAGGTGGCCGTCAACCAGCGACTGGTGTTCCGCCAGGAAGAGGCAACGCGCGGCCAGCCTGAGCTGCCCCTGCTGCCGGCGCGTGCAACCCCACGCTTTGCCGATGTAACAGAGCAGGTGGCCCTGGACTATCGACATCAAGAGGACGCCTTCGCAGACTTCCTGCGGGAAGGACTCATGCCGTGGATGCGTTCCCGCGAAGGACCCCGGGTGGCGGTAGGCGATGTGAACGGTGATGGCCGCGACGATTTCTACATCGGCGGCGCTAAGGGCTATCCCGGCGCACTCTTCGTGCAACAGGCCGATGGCCGCTTCGTCCGCTCCAACGAAGCCCTGTTCGCCGCCGACGCGCTCTCGGAAGACCTGGGCGCTGTGTTTTTTGATGCGGACGGTGACGGCGACCTGGACCTGTATGTGGTCAGCGGGGGCAATGCCTATGCGCCCCGAGCCCCGGCACTACAGGACCGACTGTACCTGAACGACGGTCAGGGCCGCTTTCGAAAGGCTGTGGATCACCTGCCCCGAATTCGCAGTAGCGGCGGACCGGTGGCTGTGGCCGACTATGACGGCGACGGCGATCTGGATCTATTCGTCGGGGGGCGTGTCGAACCCTGGTTCTACGGTATGGCGCCCGAGAGCCTGCTGCTGCAGAATGATGGCCAGGGCCGCTTTGTAAACGTCGCGGATGCCCTGGCTCCCGGCCTGTCCCGGATCGGGATGGTCACCGATGCGGCCTGGACCGACCTTGATAACGACGGCCGGCTGGACCTGCTTGTGGTCGGCGAGTGGATGCCAATTACAATTTTTCGCAATACCGGTGAGGGACAGCTGAAACACTGGCAACTCCCCGATCTGGCCGCAACCTCGGGCATCTGGCACCGCGTGGCTGTGGCCGACTTCGATGGCGACGGTGATCCGGATTTTATCGCCACAAACCTGGGACTGAATACGCCGCTGCAAGCATCGCCTGCCAGCCCCCTGCGACTTTTTGTCAAAGATTTCGACCGGAATGGATTTGCCGATCATCTGCTGGTCCGTCCCGAAAGCACGGCGACCGGACTCCGGCACCGTCCACTGAACCTGCGCCGCGAACTGCTTGGCCAGTTGCCTTTCCTGAGCGCGCGTATCCCTTCACATGCTACCTATGCCCGCATGATGCTGGAGGACTTTATGCAACCGGACGAGCTGGAAAGCGCTGTGGTGCTGGAAGTGCAAGAATTGCGTAGTCTGTATGTGGAAAATCTTGGAAACGGACACTTCCGGCTGCATCCGCTACCGGCAGAGGCACAATGGGCGCCACTCTACGGGCTACTGGTAGATGATTTTGATGGCGATGGGCATCTGGACGTGCTGGCCGGAGGCAATTTTCGCTGGGCTCAGACCAGTCTGGGCCTGATGGAGGCCATCTACGGCCTGTGGCTCAAAGGCGACGGGACCGGACACTTTACCGTAGTATTACCACGTGACAGTGGCTTCTTTGTCCGAGGGGAAGTGCGGGATATCCAGAAGCTGAATCGTCCGGGGCAACACTCGCTGATTCTGGTAGCCCGCAATGACGATACCCCTCGGTTTTTTGGGGTGCGCCAATAA